One stretch of Nitratiruptor tergarcus DSM 16512 DNA includes these proteins:
- a CDS encoding c-type cytochrome, which yields MKIGNSLIIIALLFALSGCGEKKEQQEKQAEAQGQIKVTEGVVKEKKAQKKSLDKGEFYYSYNEGNKKKEEVEDEGRYTRLGAYRHVVNNYQKVQISLWANKLSKDFLIYCSACHDDYANGVIGPSLLGKDGAYIYKQLQDFKSGKRKNVLMVQLVRRLSDEQLKHLADEIAAFNKKVQKLLEQNGQKDQK from the coding sequence ATGAAAATAGGTAATAGTTTAATCATAATAGCTTTGCTTTTTGCACTGAGTGGATGTGGTGAAAAGAAAGAGCAGCAGGAAAAACAAGCGGAAGCTCAGGGGCAGATAAAGGTAACTGAGGGTGTTGTTAAAGAGAAAAAGGCACAGAAAAAATCTCTTGATAAAGGAGAGTTTTACTACTCCTACAATGAAGGGAACAAGAAAAAAGAGGAAGTTGAGGATGAAGGAAGATATACAAGGTTAGGCGCATATCGCCATGTTGTAAACAACTATCAAAAAGTGCAGATTTCACTGTGGGCAAATAAGCTAAGTAAAGATTTTCTCATCTACTGCTCTGCTTGTCACGATGACTATGCAAATGGAGTCATTGGGCCATCGCTTTTAGGTAAAGATGGGGCTTATATTTATAAGCAGTTACAAGATTTCAAATCCGGTAAGAGAAAAAATGTGCTTATGGTACAACTTGTAAGGCGTTTAAGTGATGAGCAACTCAAACACTTAGCAGATGAGATAGCAGCATTTAATAAAAAAGTGCAAAAACTTCTTGAGCAAAATGGACAAAAGGATCAAAAATGA
- a CDS encoding 4Fe-4S dicluster domain-containing protein, translated as MKDKKRRDFVKQMVGLGVLGVAAAGTVWGGKELLEREESPLRPPGAMPEHQFLALCIKCGQCLQVCPYDAIMLEDVNGKAGVGTAYIDPDKRGCYLCKALPCILACPSGALKHEDADDVRKTHMGVAIIANENACLALYNKPVPESERDLIYDHTKVLTPAERREKKVYDLPNPSEKRTLQVELLKKVEKYVGKQCTICADLCPYPEQSLAIGMVQKGKGYIPEIRSKCVGCGACVELCPTDVLKIIPRKTYDEVYGKKA; from the coding sequence ATGAAAGATAAAAAAAGAAGAGATTTTGTAAAGCAGATGGTAGGGCTTGGCGTGCTTGGAGTGGCAGCAGCCGGAACCGTGTGGGGTGGCAAAGAGCTGCTAGAACGAGAGGAGTCCCCACTGCGTCCTCCAGGTGCAATGCCAGAGCATCAATTTTTGGCTCTGTGTATTAAATGTGGACAATGTTTGCAGGTGTGTCCTTATGATGCGATTATGTTAGAAGATGTTAATGGTAAAGCCGGAGTTGGAACTGCTTATATTGATCCAGATAAAAGAGGTTGTTATCTTTGTAAGGCATTGCCATGTATTTTAGCTTGTCCAAGTGGTGCACTCAAGCATGAAGATGCTGATGATGTGCGCAAAACCCATATGGGTGTGGCTATCATTGCTAATGAAAATGCATGTCTTGCCCTTTATAATAAACCGGTTCCAGAAAGTGAGAGAGATCTCATATATGATCATACAAAAGTGTTGACGCCTGCTGAGAGAAGAGAGAAAAAAGTTTATGATCTTCCAAATCCAAGTGAAAAGAGGACACTACAAGTTGAGCTTTTGAAAAAAGTAGAAAAGTATGTAGGGAAACAGTGTACAATTTGTGCTGATCTTTGCCCCTATCCTGAGCAATCTTTAGCTATTGGAATGGTGCAAAAAGGAAAAGGTTACATTCCAGAAATTAGAAGCAAATGTGTAGGCTGTGGAGCCTGTGTAGAGCTCTGTCCTACTGATGTACTCAAAATAATTCCAAGAAAAACCTATGATGAGGTTTATGGAAAAAAGGCTTAA
- a CDS encoding cytochrome C: MKKYQVYALIALAILLYWFVVPAVLTHDVNYLAKQGKADKIPPIAYKVWDYYMKGRYVSPNTPPEALDKNKNPILKKMIEYNAEIGVASAPIWYVALEAPNYPKDAFPEGIPVYYHFDGFSGDVHEMNTINHFIGMDPMERGAPYLRMIAPYVLVLLAFAYVLFILYDWKWLNLIMWIAVALPLIFLGFYAYWLYWFGHHMHDWGAFKIKPFMPTVFGDGKVAQFTTHSYPTIGFWLLLAISLFTLLAIISKNNYLKQKEA, translated from the coding sequence ATGAAGAAGTATCAAGTCTACGCTCTCATTGCGTTGGCAATATTGCTGTATTGGTTCGTAGTGCCAGCAGTTTTGACACATGATGTAAACTATTTGGCTAAACAGGGTAAAGCGGATAAAATTCCTCCGATAGCCTATAAGGTGTGGGATTACTATATGAAGGGACGCTATGTAAGTCCTAATACTCCGCCTGAAGCATTGGATAAAAACAAAAATCCAATTCTCAAAAAGATGATAGAGTACAATGCTGAGATTGGTGTTGCAAGTGCACCGATCTGGTATGTAGCACTCGAAGCACCTAACTATCCAAAAGATGCATTTCCTGAAGGGATCCCTGTCTATTACCATTTCGATGGTTTTAGCGGTGATGTGCATGAGATGAATACAATTAATCACTTTATTGGTATGGATCCAATGGAAAGAGGTGCTCCATATTTACGTATGATTGCACCATATGTACTTGTACTTTTGGCTTTTGCGTATGTTCTCTTTATTCTCTATGATTGGAAATGGCTTAACTTAATAATGTGGATAGCTGTAGCACTTCCTCTTATCTTCTTGGGATTTTACGCTTACTGGCTCTATTGGTTTGGTCACCATATGCACGATTGGGGAGCCTTTAAAATTAAACCGTTTATGCCAACAGTCTTTGGGGATGGAAAAGTGGCGCAATTTACCACACACTCCTATCCAACAATCGGCTTTTGGCTACTATTAGCAATTAGCCTCTTTACGCTTTTAGCAATTATTTCAAAAAACAACTATCTCAAGCAAAAAGAGGCTTAA
- a CDS encoding nitrous oxide reductase family maturation protein NosD — MRRVALLVCIGAVLHANILQEAINKAKPGARLDLPKGVLKGSITINKPLMLVGHDTIIDGEGKGTVIKVRSSNVILQDLTIRNSGKEHEKVDAGISVKDAAFVQIRNCKILNSLFGIDLQNVKNSKIIGNYITSKPFPLGIRGDGVRLWYSNDNVLKNNHLYKSRDFVVWYSHGNLIEGNIGEYGRYSLHFMYAGKNIVRKNIYKHNSVGIFFMYSRDTIAENNIVMSSLGTTGMGIGLKDASNFVIKNNTILYCAKGMYIDRSPFEPGQSNKIVGNKILYNSIGMHFHSLSTDNVITKNIFKGNMENVYDDSGQGRIHAVMNKWYENYWDDYQGIDKDGDGIGDIPYTLYYYADKLWLLNPNVRFFYASPVISILNFLYKLAPISEPIKLLSDPKPLMYEEGVS, encoded by the coding sequence ATGCGCAGAGTAGCCCTGCTAGTATGTATTGGAGCTGTTTTGCACGCCAATATTTTGCAAGAGGCGATCAATAAAGCTAAGCCTGGTGCAAGGCTAGATCTGCCAAAAGGCGTGCTCAAAGGCTCTATTACGATAAATAAGCCTCTCATGCTAGTAGGGCACGATACGATTATTGATGGAGAAGGTAAAGGTACTGTTATAAAGGTTCGTAGTTCTAATGTTATTTTGCAAGATCTTACTATCCGCAATAGTGGGAAAGAGCATGAAAAGGTAGATGCTGGGATTTCAGTAAAAGATGCTGCCTTTGTACAAATACGCAACTGTAAAATTCTTAACTCGCTCTTTGGTATAGATTTGCAAAATGTCAAAAACTCAAAAATTATAGGAAACTATATCACTTCAAAGCCTTTTCCTCTTGGTATTCGCGGTGATGGGGTAAGGTTATGGTATAGCAATGATAATGTTCTAAAAAATAACCATCTCTACAAATCGAGAGATTTTGTAGTGTGGTATAGTCATGGTAATCTCATTGAAGGTAATATAGGGGAGTATGGCCGCTATAGTTTGCACTTTATGTATGCAGGTAAAAATATTGTGCGCAAAAATATCTATAAGCACAATAGTGTTGGAATATTTTTTATGTATTCGCGAGATACTATTGCAGAAAATAATATTGTCATGAGCTCTTTAGGCACAACTGGTATGGGGATTGGGCTTAAAGATGCTTCCAATTTTGTTATAAAAAATAATACAATCCTCTACTGTGCGAAGGGGATGTATATTGATAGATCCCCATTTGAACCAGGTCAAAGTAATAAAATTGTGGGAAACAAGATTCTCTATAACTCAATAGGAATGCATTTTCATTCACTAAGCACTGATAATGTGATTACAAAAAATATCTTCAAAGGCAATATGGAGAATGTCTATGATGATTCGGGGCAGGGGAGGATTCATGCAGTTATGAATAAATGGTATGAAAATTACTGGGATGATTACCAAGGGATTGATAAAGATGGGGATGGAATTGGAGATATCCCCTACACGCTTTATTACTATGCAGATAAACTCTGGCTGCTCAATCCCAATGTGCGTTTTTTTTATGCTTCGCCAGTTATTAGTATTCTCAACTTCTTATACAAACTTGCTCCAATTTCAGAGCCTATTAAGCTCTTGAGCGATCCAAAGCCTTTGATGTATGAAGAGGGGGTGTCATGA